One window from the genome of Nicotiana tomentosiformis chromosome 5, ASM39032v3, whole genome shotgun sequence encodes:
- the LOC138891952 gene encoding uncharacterized protein, whose protein sequence is MPWFSFCDILIRLQPVHKCIVVHWIKPDMDNVKINTDGSYLKVEGKAGLGGALRDENGDSIMAFSLPYSCENHNLAEAYAAWTGINWCVQNGFTIVTLELDSLYIVDILRHENTTNYRLSQITDMI, encoded by the coding sequence ATGCCTTGGTTTAGCTTCTGTGACATATTGATAAGATTACAACCTGTTCACAAATGCATTGTGGTTCATTGGATTAAACCAGACATGGACAATGTCAAGATTAACACTGATGGAAGCTATCTCAAAGTTGAAGGAAAGGCAGGGCTAGGAGGAGCTCTTAGAGATGAGAATGGAGACAGCATCATGGCTTTCTCACTACCCTACAGTTGCGAAAATCACAACCTTGCTGAAGCATATGCAGCATGGACTGGTATCAATTGGTGTGTGCAAAATGGCTTCACAATAGTCACTCTAGAGTTGGACTCTCTTTATATTGTAGATATCCTTCGTCACGAGAATACAACTAACTACAGGCTTAGTCAGATCACAGACATGATATGA